Proteins encoded by one window of Salicibibacter halophilus:
- a CDS encoding leucyl aminopeptidase, with translation MFAVEKKWTKKSTDQVLVIGVREEDDELPEELEKGSKSMVAALNKQWTDGAIKSKEAEVTNMTVLDDGEHLQQLIFVGLGSDGDRTFADLKDAFGAAVKAVHDQKAVKVGVLLDTFCAQEAGFDEEVVTQAWSDAALTAPYRFDIYKTKKEEQRNFTYTIYIQSGESEAVRTGIHQGRAFGQGVNLARTLVNIPANDLTPAALAEEAEALANRHEKVSAEILDINELRSLGMHALLAVNRGSDQPAQMIILRYQGEETWGNPLAFVGKGITFDSGGYSIKPGHGMKTMKSDMGGAGAVLGAFEAIGQMQPQKNVMAVIPATENLINGSAMKPGDVLQTFDGQTIEVNNTDAEGRLILADGVAYARHLGAGKIVDISTLTGACVVALGDVMTGALSNDDALYEVFEKSAEEAGEHVWRFPTHPRYEEMVRSSDVADLNNAPGREAGTITAGLFIGSFIHGLPWIHLDVAGTAYLERETPLGPKGGTGVMVRTLATLAQQGEDNYGD, from the coding sequence TTGTTTGCTGTCGAAAAAAAATGGACGAAAAAAAGCACTGATCAGGTTCTTGTAATCGGTGTGCGCGAAGAGGATGATGAACTCCCGGAAGAATTGGAAAAAGGGAGCAAGTCAATGGTTGCGGCATTGAACAAGCAATGGACCGATGGAGCCATCAAATCAAAGGAAGCAGAAGTGACCAACATGACTGTTTTAGACGATGGAGAACATCTTCAGCAGTTGATCTTTGTTGGACTTGGCTCTGATGGCGACCGTACATTTGCTGACTTGAAGGATGCTTTTGGTGCCGCGGTGAAAGCTGTACATGACCAAAAAGCGGTGAAGGTCGGTGTCTTGTTGGATACCTTTTGCGCCCAGGAGGCCGGTTTCGATGAAGAAGTCGTCACGCAGGCATGGTCGGACGCAGCATTAACAGCACCGTATCGCTTTGATATTTATAAAACAAAAAAAGAGGAGCAACGGAACTTTACGTATACAATTTACATTCAAAGTGGCGAATCGGAAGCAGTGCGAACGGGCATCCATCAGGGGCGGGCCTTTGGCCAGGGAGTGAATTTGGCACGGACACTCGTTAACATCCCCGCCAATGATTTAACGCCTGCCGCGTTGGCAGAAGAAGCGGAAGCACTGGCTAACCGACATGAGAAGGTGTCAGCTGAAATTCTGGATATTAATGAACTGCGTTCCTTGGGGATGCATGCGCTGCTTGCGGTAAATCGCGGTTCGGATCAACCGGCGCAAATGATTATCTTGCGCTATCAAGGAGAAGAAACGTGGGGGAATCCTTTGGCATTCGTCGGGAAAGGCATTACTTTTGATTCCGGCGGATACTCCATAAAACCCGGCCATGGGATGAAAACGATGAAATCGGATATGGGTGGAGCGGGAGCTGTGCTCGGTGCCTTTGAGGCGATCGGCCAAATGCAACCGCAAAAAAATGTGATGGCTGTCATTCCTGCAACAGAAAACCTCATTAATGGTTCAGCAATGAAACCGGGAGATGTGCTGCAGACGTTTGATGGGCAGACGATTGAAGTGAACAACACAGATGCGGAAGGGCGTTTGATCCTTGCGGATGGCGTAGCTTATGCACGGCATTTGGGCGCGGGTAAAATTGTGGATATTTCAACCCTTACAGGTGCATGTGTCGTGGCATTGGGGGACGTCATGACAGGGGCCTTATCCAATGATGATGCATTATATGAGGTGTTTGAAAAGAGCGCGGAAGAAGCAGGGGAGCATGTTTGGCGTTTTCCTACCCATCCGCGTTATGAAGAAATGGTGCGTTCCAGCGATGTGGCCGATTTAAATAATGCTCCCGGACGTGAAGCAGGAACCATTACGGCAGGGCTTTTTATCGGTTCATTCATTCATGGGCTTCCGTGGATCCATTTGGATGTTGCCGGCACCGCATATTTAGAGCGTGAGACCCCATTAGGCCCCAAAGGCGGCACCGGGGTGATGGTTCGGACACTTGCAACCCTCGCACAGCAAGGGGAAGATAATTATGGCGACTGA
- a CDS encoding CaiB/BaiF CoA transferase family protein, which produces MMKKAPQFAMKLGAFFYMEKGEIKMENALKGVKVLDLSRVLAGPLGTMLLADMGADVLRVEQPGGSDDIRHWYPFVGEESTYYMAANRNKRSMTLHLKTERGREIFEKLVKTADIVVENFKSGTLDRLGLGYERLKTIKPDIILCSITGYGQTGPMHKHPGYDPVIQAVSGLMDVTGQKDGDPTRVGIPVADIMTSHYVAISLLGALRVRDQEQEAQHVDLSLLDVQVSSLANIASSYLLKNHITQRMGNAHGNITPYETFQCADDPIMIAAGNDRMFAAVANVMGHPEWVDDNRFQTNRDRIEHRDELRALLEEVFAQKTAAEWEDLLSEHGVPCGAVNNIEQVFEHPQVQHREMVKKGEHETLGEVKFVRNPIRANEETLPIDQAPPVLGENTEEVLAGEFGMDEESLQVLKKEGII; this is translated from the coding sequence ATGATGAAGAAAGCGCCGCAATTCGCGATGAAGCTCGGCGCTTTTTTCTATATGGAGAAAGGGGAAATCAAAATGGAAAACGCATTAAAAGGGGTAAAAGTACTGGATCTTTCGCGTGTGCTTGCCGGTCCGCTGGGAACGATGCTTCTTGCCGATATGGGCGCGGATGTTTTGCGAGTGGAGCAGCCTGGCGGAAGTGATGACATTCGTCATTGGTATCCGTTTGTCGGTGAAGAAAGCACTTACTACATGGCTGCCAATCGGAATAAGCGCTCGATGACGCTACATTTAAAAACAGAAAGAGGAAGGGAAATTTTTGAAAAGCTCGTCAAAACCGCTGATATTGTCGTTGAGAATTTTAAAAGCGGAACGCTGGATCGTCTTGGGCTTGGTTACGAACGGTTGAAAACGATTAAGCCGGACATCATTCTTTGTTCCATTACCGGCTACGGTCAAACCGGTCCTATGCATAAACATCCGGGGTATGATCCCGTCATTCAGGCGGTCAGTGGATTAATGGATGTTACGGGGCAAAAAGACGGAGACCCTACACGGGTAGGGATTCCCGTCGCTGATATTATGACGTCCCATTACGTGGCGATCAGCCTGTTGGGTGCATTAAGGGTTCGTGACCAGGAACAAGAAGCGCAACATGTTGACCTCTCTCTTTTAGATGTGCAAGTCAGTTCGCTTGCGAACATTGCCAGCAGTTATCTTTTGAAAAATCACATCACTCAGCGAATGGGCAACGCCCACGGAAATATTACGCCGTATGAAACATTCCAGTGCGCGGATGATCCGATCATGATCGCTGCCGGCAATGACCGGATGTTCGCGGCGGTGGCAAATGTAATGGGGCATCCGGAATGGGTGGACGACAACCGCTTTCAAACGAATCGTGACCGCATCGAACATCGGGACGAACTCCGTGCTCTGCTTGAAGAAGTGTTTGCACAAAAAACAGCGGCAGAATGGGAGGATCTGCTAAGCGAACACGGGGTTCCATGTGGTGCCGTAAATAACATTGAGCAGGTATTCGAACATCCCCAAGTTCAACACCGGGAAATGGTGAAGAAAGGAGAACACGAAACATTGGGGGAAGTGAAATTCGTACGAAACCCTATTCGAGCAAACGAAGAAACCTTGCCTATCGATCAAGCACCTCCGGTTCTGGGGGAAAATACGGAAGAAGTATTGGCAGGAGAATTCGGAATGGATGAAGAAAGTTTACAGGTGCTCAAAAAAGAAGGTATTATTTAA
- a CDS encoding acyl-CoA dehydrogenase family protein yields the protein MDFALTEEQQMVQKTVRQFVDAEIMPNIAEWDAQGHFEHSILDKMAELGLMGICIPEKYGGSGMDYNTLAIVCEELERGDTTFRTAASVHTGLNSMTILQWGSEEQKQKYLQPLASGEKVGAFGLTEPNAGSDVAAMNSTATKEGDYYILNGSKTWISLCDVADYFLVFAYTGEKEGKHSSISAFIVEREWQGFSSKAIKGKLGIRAGNTGEIFFDDVKVPKENLLGEEGEGFKIAMSALDNGRFTVAAGASGLIMASLEASVAYCHERKTFGKEIGKHQLVQQMIAKMEAGLQMSRLLVFKAGELKNKGVRNTRETSLAKWQACNFANEAANDAVQVHGAYGYSNEYPVERYLRNSKAPVIYEGTREIHTVMQARYALGETEDKPLREMLPAWPFEE from the coding sequence ATGGATTTTGCATTAACGGAAGAGCAACAAATGGTACAAAAGACAGTTCGCCAATTTGTCGATGCCGAAATTATGCCGAATATAGCTGAATGGGATGCACAAGGGCATTTTGAACATAGCATTTTGGATAAAATGGCAGAGCTGGGCCTAATGGGTATTTGTATTCCGGAAAAATACGGCGGAAGCGGCATGGATTATAATACGCTTGCCATCGTTTGCGAAGAGCTGGAGCGGGGAGACACAACCTTTCGGACGGCAGCTTCGGTCCACACCGGTTTGAATAGTATGACGATTCTGCAATGGGGCTCGGAAGAGCAAAAACAAAAATATTTACAACCTCTTGCTTCCGGGGAAAAAGTCGGTGCATTCGGCTTGACGGAACCGAATGCTGGCTCGGATGTGGCTGCGATGAACAGTACCGCCACGAAAGAAGGCGATTATTATATCCTGAACGGCTCCAAAACATGGATTTCGTTATGTGATGTTGCCGATTATTTCCTCGTCTTTGCTTATACCGGGGAAAAAGAAGGGAAACATAGCAGCATTTCCGCCTTTATCGTGGAACGGGAGTGGCAAGGATTTAGTTCGAAAGCGATCAAAGGAAAGCTGGGCATTCGTGCCGGGAATACTGGAGAAATTTTCTTTGATGACGTGAAAGTCCCGAAAGAAAACTTACTTGGAGAAGAAGGCGAAGGCTTCAAGATTGCCATGTCCGCCTTGGATAACGGCCGCTTCACGGTAGCTGCAGGCGCAAGCGGATTGATCATGGCGAGCCTGGAGGCATCAGTCGCGTATTGCCACGAAAGAAAGACGTTTGGAAAAGAAATCGGCAAACACCAGCTTGTCCAGCAAATGATTGCGAAAATGGAAGCAGGCCTGCAAATGAGCCGGTTGCTCGTATTTAAAGCCGGTGAGCTAAAAAATAAAGGGGTCCGCAACACACGGGAAACATCACTTGCAAAATGGCAAGCCTGCAATTTTGCCAATGAAGCAGCTAATGACGCGGTGCAAGTCCACGGGGCGTATGGGTATTCCAATGAGTATCCGGTCGAGCGTTACTTGCGGAATTCTAAAGCGCCGGTGATCTATGAAGGAACACGAGAGATTCATACCGTGATGCAGGCCCGTTATGCCCTTGGGGAAACAGAAGATAAGCCGTTGAGGGAAATGCTGCCCGCGTGGCCATTTGAAGAGTAG
- a CDS encoding transposase, translating into MAIIPQMNLFSWTDIEDLGDLERLRLVLDYLPDETLMETLEEKRFKGRDDYPVRAVWNTILAGVVFEHGSMESLRRELSRNGQLRNLCGLKDGKVPPASTYSRFMKKLLKHEEAIEHIFDTLVEQLYELVPDFGRSLAIDGKGVSSFANRYAKNDEPDGRRDTDADFGKKAYKGRKEDGAIWNKVVKWFGYNIHLIVDAVYELPVAYSVTKASEPDINAGHDLVDELEKERPWILEQADTLAGDRGYDDTKLMERLFDDHTIKPVIDIRNMWKDGEETRQLMDKENVTHDFKGTVYCYCPTTGIRREMTNGGFEKDRETLKKRCPAKQYGITCEGAADCPVAKGLRIPLDEDRRVFTPIDRTSYAWVDAYAKRTSVERVNSRLDVSFGFEQHTTRGLKKMGNKTGLALGIMLAIALGRVKEGQPEKMRSLVS; encoded by the coding sequence ATGGCTATTATACCACAAATGAATTTATTTTCGTGGACGGATATTGAAGATCTTGGTGATTTAGAACGTTTACGATTAGTATTGGATTATTTGCCCGATGAGACACTCATGGAAACGCTGGAAGAGAAGCGCTTCAAAGGGCGGGATGATTATCCTGTTCGGGCCGTTTGGAACACGATACTTGCCGGTGTAGTGTTTGAACACGGATCGATGGAATCCCTACGGCGGGAGTTGAGCCGCAATGGTCAACTGCGAAACTTGTGCGGCCTCAAGGATGGGAAAGTGCCGCCAGCATCCACATATTCTCGGTTTATGAAAAAGCTTTTAAAGCATGAAGAAGCGATCGAGCATATCTTTGACACGCTGGTTGAACAACTCTATGAGTTGGTCCCGGATTTCGGGAGATCCCTGGCCATCGATGGGAAAGGGGTATCATCGTTTGCGAACCGATATGCCAAAAACGACGAACCAGACGGCCGTCGAGATACCGATGCCGATTTTGGAAAAAAAGCGTATAAGGGGCGAAAGGAAGATGGGGCGATTTGGAATAAGGTCGTGAAATGGTTTGGGTACAACATTCATCTGATCGTTGATGCCGTGTATGAACTCCCTGTGGCTTATTCGGTGACGAAAGCGTCGGAGCCGGATATTAACGCCGGTCATGATCTAGTCGATGAGCTCGAAAAAGAACGTCCTTGGATCTTGGAGCAGGCAGACACCCTTGCCGGTGATCGTGGCTATGACGACACAAAACTTATGGAGCGACTGTTCGATGACCACACGATCAAACCGGTCATTGACATCCGGAACATGTGGAAAGACGGGGAAGAAACCCGCCAACTGATGGATAAGGAAAATGTGACGCATGATTTTAAAGGCACCGTTTATTGCTATTGTCCGACCACCGGAATCCGACGAGAAATGACCAATGGAGGGTTTGAAAAGGATCGAGAAACATTGAAAAAGCGTTGCCCGGCCAAGCAATACGGCATCACCTGTGAAGGGGCCGCCGATTGCCCGGTCGCCAAGGGATTACGCATCCCTCTCGACGAAGATCGTCGTGTCTTCACCCCTATTGACCGCACGAGTTATGCTTGGGTGGACGCCTACGCAAAACGAACCTCTGTGGAACGCGTGAACAGCCGTCTGGATGTGTCTTTCGGTTTCGAACAGCATACGACACGCGGGTTGAAAAAGATGGGGAACAAAACAGGGCTTGCCCTTGGCATCATGCTTGCGATAGCCTTGGGGCGAGTGAAAGAAGGCCAACCCGAAAAAATGCGGAGCCTTGTTTCCTAG
- the dapF gene encoding diaminopimelate epimerase produces the protein MHGLGNSYIYVDGFKESIPNEERLPNLASEVANPYTGIGSDGLILILPSNVADVKMRVFNSDGSEAKSCGNGLRCVSKYVYDHRYIEDDKFSIETLGGIVESVVHPSENGDVSEVTVDMGAPRLKRKDVPMRGKDGALEENVIDATEHIDGADHTFTALSMGNPHAVFFVDTLEDAPLETVGPLVEKADIFPEGTNVEFISIENPSEIDFAVWERGSGVTQACGTGACAAVVAAVLNGKLKRDEPIVVHLPGGDLTIRWSSKDNHVWMKGPAVTVCTGTYMRNG, from the coding sequence ATGCATGGGCTTGGTAATAGCTATATTTATGTGGATGGTTTTAAAGAAAGCATCCCGAATGAGGAGCGTTTACCTAATCTGGCGTCCGAAGTTGCGAACCCGTATACCGGTATCGGTTCGGACGGCTTGATTCTTATTCTTCCTTCGAACGTTGCGGACGTGAAAATGCGAGTGTTTAACAGCGATGGTTCGGAGGCAAAAAGTTGCGGGAATGGTTTGCGTTGTGTTTCCAAATATGTTTATGATCATCGATACATCGAAGACGATAAGTTTTCCATAGAAACGCTTGGAGGGATCGTTGAATCTGTCGTTCATCCCAGTGAAAATGGCGATGTCTCTGAAGTTACGGTCGACATGGGAGCCCCCCGACTTAAACGAAAGGACGTGCCGATGCGCGGCAAGGACGGCGCACTCGAGGAGAACGTCATCGATGCGACGGAACATATCGATGGGGCTGATCACACCTTCACCGCGCTCTCCATGGGAAATCCTCATGCTGTCTTCTTTGTGGACACACTTGAAGATGCCCCGCTTGAAACCGTAGGTCCTCTCGTAGAGAAGGCAGATATTTTTCCGGAAGGTACAAATGTTGAATTTATTTCCATCGAAAATCCGTCGGAAATTGATTTTGCCGTTTGGGAGCGCGGGAGCGGCGTGACGCAAGCGTGCGGAACCGGTGCTTGCGCCGCAGTTGTGGCAGCTGTATTAAATGGAAAACTAAAAAGAGATGAACCGATTGTTGTCCATTTGCCCGGTGGTGATTTGACGATCAGGTGGTCGTCGAAAGACAATCACGTATGGATGAAAGGGCCGGCGGTTACTGTTTGTACGGGTACGTACATGAGGAATGGATGA